The region TATGTGGAAAAGGCTGATGTTAGGCTCGTCACTCTCCGGGCCATTGTGAAGGATAAGAAGGGCAGGATCGTGACAAACCTCAAAAAGGAGGAGTTCAAGCTCTTTGAAGATTACATGCCGCAGAAGATCACCCATTTCATCGTGGATACCGATGAGCCGATCAGCGTCGCCTTCCTCCTCGATGTCAGCGGAAGCATGAGACTCCTGGACAGGATCGAAGAGGCCAAAGAAGCCATCAGGTACTTTGTTAACACTTTGAGGAAGGACGATCGATTCGCTCTTTATATCTTTGCCGATGGTCAATCCGAGCTTGTCCTTGATTTCACCGAAGACAAGGAGAAATTTCTGTCTGTCCTGCAACCGATCTATGCGTACGGACAGACGGCACTGCACGACGCCGTTGCGGTGACGCCCGAACTGGTCGACCACAATAGCAAGGGAAGAAAGGCCATCATCCTTATATCCGACGGTGAGGACAACTTCAGCCGGCTTACTATAGATCAGGCCATCGTGATGGCAAAGGCAGTGGACATTCCAATCTATACTATAGCCTTTGCCGATCTTCCCGAAAAGGTCGTGGGCAAAAAGGAACCTGTTCCGGTGAAGGTGGATATCCTCTCCAGATTTTCTCAAGAGACAGGCGGGCTGCTCTTCCGGGTTGAGGACCCGGACGAACTCAAGGAAGCATGCGCGCAGATCGAGTACGAGCTCAGGCATCAGTATATCATCGCTTATTCTCCTAGGAGGGTCTTCTGGGAAGGAGAGTATCGAAAGCTGAAGCTTGAGGCGACCAGGGAGGGTCTCACCATCAGAACAAGAAAAGGCTATCTCGCCAAGGCTAAATAGAGAGGTCTTGGTTGCGTCACACGAAATAACTCCACGCCAATTGATTCGAAAACTGATGAGCCACACCATAGAATGAGGAGTTTTTCTCAATTTTCGTTCCTCAATTATTGAAACTCAGGAAATTTTTCGTATAAAAATATTTGATTATTTAATGATTATGTATGATAATAATGCGAAATCTATTGCTTGTGGGATTGTTCATCAAGAGAAGGTGGTTGAAAGTCTTGCAAAGTTTTTAACCATTAACATATAGGAGGAGCTGGAAATGAAGCTAAAGATTACCAGAATTTACCTGATTGCCGTTCTGGCAATGATCCTTGCTCTCCTGAATGGATGCGTCACCAAGAAACTCTTCACGACGACAATCAAAGATCAGGATGATAAGATTCAGACCGTCCAGAATGGTGTGGAGGCCAATGAGAGGAGAATCAAGGAACTGAGAGAAGAGACCAAAGGAGAGATCACGAGGCTTGACGGCAAAACAGATGGTGCCATGGCGAAGGGGCAGGAAGCATTAACCAAAGCTGAACTGGCCGAGAAGCTGGCAAAAGGAAAACTGCTCTGGGAAGTAACGTTGAGCAACGACGCCGTGAAGTTTGGCTTCGACCAGGCCACACTTTCAGACCAGGCGAAGAACATCCTCGATGATCTTGCTGGAAAGGTTAAAGCGCAGAACAAAGCTCTATACCTGGAAATCCAGGGTCATACGGACAGCATCGGCACTGAAGACTACAATATGAAGCTTGGAGAAAAGAGATCGGATGCCGTTAGAAAGTACCTGAACGAGGTGCATGGAATCCCGCTGCATGCCATTGGCATCGTGAGCTATGGGGAAAGCAAGCCCATCGCTGACAATAATACAAAAGAAGGCAGAAATCAGAACAGAAGGGTCGTCATAAGGGTTCTGGAATAGTCCTATTTTCACGTCCTAATAAAAACCTCTTCTCGTCCAGGGAAGGGGTTTTTTGTTTATGGAGGCATGATGAGACCGAACTTCAGAGATTTTCTGGAAGAGAATGTCATCGTCTTCGACGGGGCGATGGGAACGCAGCTCTATGCTAAGGGGATCTACATCAACAAATGTTTCGATGAGCTTAATGTGTCCGCTCCGGATCTGGTGAGGGAAGTCCACCGGGAATATATCAAGGTGGGGGTGGATGTCATCGAGACGAATACCTTTGGCGCTAACAGGGTCAAGCTTGGCAAGCATGGATTGGAGAAGTACGTAACGCGGATTAACTACGAAGGAGTGCAGATCGCCCGGAAGGAAGGGGGAGAAGAAATATTCGTAGCCGGCTCTATAGGACCTCTTGGGATCAGGATAGAACCATGGGGTCCCACCTCGTTTGACGAAGCCAGAGAGTTCTTCAGGGAGCAGGCAGAAGGACTTCTTCAGGGAGGGGTCGATCTATTCGTCATAGAGACGTTTTACGATCTCGAAGAGTTGCACCAGGCGATTCTAGCGGTGAAGGATCTCTGTGACCTACCCATCATCGCACAGATGACTCTGGAAG is a window of Acidobacteriota bacterium DNA encoding:
- a CDS encoding OmpA family protein, which translates into the protein MKLKITRIYLIAVLAMILALLNGCVTKKLFTTTIKDQDDKIQTVQNGVEANERRIKELREETKGEITRLDGKTDGAMAKGQEALTKAELAEKLAKGKLLWEVTLSNDAVKFGFDQATLSDQAKNILDDLAGKVKAQNKALYLEIQGHTDSIGTEDYNMKLGEKRSDAVRKYLNEVHGIPLHAIGIVSYGESKPIADNNTKEGRNQNRRVVIRVLE
- a CDS encoding VWA domain-containing protein, whose amino-acid sequence is MKRKEKLLLGILLVAALMAAFFLIGASEPTQDKRKANTETIQTGYVEKADVRLVTLRAIVKDKKGRIVTNLKKEEFKLFEDYMPQKITHFIVDTDEPISVAFLLDVSGSMRLLDRIEEAKEAIRYFVNTLRKDDRFALYIFADGQSELVLDFTEDKEKFLSVLQPIYAYGQTALHDAVAVTPELVDHNSKGRKAIILISDGEDNFSRLTIDQAIVMAKAVDIPIYTIAFADLPEKVVGKKEPVPVKVDILSRFSQETGGLLFRVEDPDELKEACAQIEYELRHQYIIAYSPRRVFWEGEYRKLKLEATREGLTIRTRKGYLAKAK